A stretch of the Alkalibaculum bacchi genome encodes the following:
- a CDS encoding YidC/Oxa1 family membrane protein insertase, translating into MTILYELFGSMLYYIYNFVGDYGIAIILFSLIAKLILLPINIKQTKSMQATNKVQPEIQKIQKKYKDNPEKLNEETMKLYREHNINPVGGCLPLLIQFPIIIGLYRVLQQPQIYVFGSQEAYDAIDKAFLWLPSLGQPDPLHILPILAAVTTYLYMSTSQTPGGNEQAQQMNQSMKIMSPLLIGFMAWTFPSGLALYWVIQNIFTFVQQIFMRSLFTQEGGK; encoded by the coding sequence ATGACCATATTATACGAGTTGTTTGGTAGTATGCTGTATTATATATATAACTTTGTGGGGGATTATGGTATAGCCATTATTCTATTTTCTCTTATTGCAAAATTAATATTATTACCTATTAATATCAAACAAACAAAATCTATGCAGGCAACAAATAAGGTTCAACCTGAAATTCAAAAAATACAAAAAAAATATAAAGATAATCCAGAAAAGCTTAATGAAGAAACCATGAAATTGTATAGAGAGCACAATATTAATCCTGTGGGAGGGTGCTTACCTCTTCTCATTCAATTTCCTATTATAATCGGTCTGTATAGGGTATTACAACAACCTCAAATCTATGTATTTGGCTCTCAAGAAGCATATGATGCTATTGATAAAGCTTTTTTGTGGCTACCTAGTTTAGGACAACCAGATCCACTTCACATACTTCCAATTCTTGCAGCAGTAACTACCTACCTGTATATGAGTACTTCTCAAACTCCAGGTGGTAATGAACAAGCTCAACAAATGAACCAGTCCATGAAAATTATGTCACCACTTTTAATTGGCTTTATGGCGTGGACATTTCCATCTGGTTTAGCATTGTACTGGGTTATTCAAAATATATTCACCTTTGTACAACAAATTTTTATGAGATCACTTTTTACCCAAGAGGGAGGTAAATAG
- the jag gene encoding RNA-binding cell elongation regulator Jag/EloR, protein MKAVVATGKTVEEAIERAVKELNTTKDKVETKVLELPSSGFMSLFRSKLAKVEVTLQLDLCDIAADFLKEVCHAMNIDAHIEAKLEDNVLFVELKGDSMGVLIGRRGQTLDSLQYLTSLVVNKESEQYIRVNLDTENYRKKREVTLIELAGKLAHKVEKTRRKIELEPMNPYERRIIHSTLQKNKNVHTYSQGEEPFRKVVIDVKKTS, encoded by the coding sequence ATGAAAGCTGTAGTTGCAACTGGAAAGACAGTAGAAGAGGCTATTGAGAGGGCAGTTAAAGAATTAAATACAACTAAAGATAAAGTTGAAACAAAAGTTTTAGAACTTCCTAGCAGTGGATTTATGAGCTTATTTCGAAGTAAGCTTGCAAAAGTAGAAGTAACTTTACAGCTTGACTTGTGTGATATTGCCGCAGATTTCTTAAAGGAAGTTTGCCATGCTATGAATATTGATGCCCATATTGAGGCAAAATTAGAAGATAATGTCCTATTTGTTGAGTTAAAAGGCGATAGCATGGGCGTTTTAATCGGTCGAAGAGGACAAACATTAGATTCTCTACAGTATTTGACTAGTTTAGTGGTTAATAAGGAATCTGAACAGTATATTAGAGTGAACTTAGATACTGAGAATTATCGCAAAAAGAGAGAAGTCACACTAATAGAATTAGCAGGAAAGCTGGCACACAAAGTAGAAAAAACTCGTAGAAAAATCGAATTAGAACCTATGAACCCTTATGAGAGGCGAATCATTCATTCGACTCTTCAGAAAAACAAGAATGTACATACGTACAGTCAAGGGGAAGAGCCCTTTAGGAAAGTTGTCATAGATGTAAAAAAGACCAGTTAA
- the rpmH gene encoding 50S ribosomal protein L34, translating to MKQTYQPKKRKRSRVHGFRKRMASSTGQNVLSNRRRKGRKRLSA from the coding sequence ATGAAACAGACTTATCAACCAAAGAAAAGAAAAAGATCTAGAGTCCATGGTTTTAGAAAGAGAATGGCTAGTAGTACAGGTCAAAATGTTCTTAGCAATAGACGAAGAAAAGGAAGAAAGCGATTATCAGCTTAA
- the rnpA gene encoding ribonuclease P protein component, which translates to MGKIESFSNRTFQKVYKKGKSYGNKLLIMYYVENNLNCNRLGITVSKKNGNSVVRHRVKRLIKESYRINAKKFIAGYDIIFIARVGIESSSFSQVESAVKHLMKKNNLVKK; encoded by the coding sequence ATGGGAAAGATTGAATCTTTTAGCAACAGAACATTTCAAAAAGTCTATAAGAAGGGTAAATCCTATGGCAATAAGTTGCTCATCATGTATTATGTAGAAAACAATTTAAACTGCAATAGACTAGGCATTACAGTCAGTAAGAAAAATGGCAATAGTGTAGTTCGACACCGAGTAAAAAGACTAATTAAAGAGAGTTACAGAATAAACGCCAAAAAATTTATAGCCGGATATGATATCATCTTTATTGCAAGGGTAGGCATAGAGTCTAGCTCTTTTTCTCAAGTAGAGAGTGCAGTAAAGCATCTCATGAAGAAAAATAATCTAGTGAAAAAGTGA
- the yidD gene encoding membrane protein insertion efficiency factor YidD, translating into MIKNIFLLGIRFYQKFISPLLPGRCRFYPTCSQYCYEAFDKYGAVKGFFLSINRLRKCHPFHPGGYDPLL; encoded by the coding sequence ATGATTAAAAACATCTTCTTACTTGGTATAAGATTCTATCAAAAGTTTATATCACCTTTACTGCCAGGTAGGTGTAGGTTTTATCCTACATGTTCCCAGTATTGTTACGAAGCTTTTGATAAGTATGGTGCAGTAAAAGGTTTTTTCCTGTCCATAAACAGGTTGAGAAAATGTCATCCTTTTCATCCAGGTGGGTATGACCCCTTATTGTGA